tatttctgcgtatcgtctccaaagagttaaaaaatcttttgtaagtttgggtgtactcttctataacaagatccctaagactgtgatggacttgcgcatgcacaactttaagcaatatgttaaaaaacatttacttgtcgaggttactacacattggatcagcttccaccttcatacaggaagtaaaactataagaaattgtaattgttatcaattgtaaattataatactgtatgactttttcatttcataagagcaactgttgagtttcttgccggtatttTCTCAGCataacctgccttccgaaccggtggtagaatctttacaaatagtcaactgacgtgtcaaaagtgcttgtaaattgagcctacttgaaataaatgaattttgattttgattttggaatTCTACtaagatactaataatagacttgatgtctggggccaggcccaccctaggaaataatcctagatacgccaatgattaTTAGAACAATTTACGTGTTATTTAGATAGCTGAAGTCTGTCAAATAgagattgtttttaaaataaaactaaggcgttttttgttgaaatttcgGGTACAAAAGAGACGAGAGTGAGAATATTCCAAACCGGTTATTTAGGCACTAAGTCCAGTCAGCGGGGGATTGgatttttataagaatttttaatagtgttttctataatttcatattcggctcactgttaagcacgagtctaatctcagaatgagagggattaggctaatagtccaccatgctggcctaatgtgtatcggcagacttcacacacttgaGAAATAAGAATTCTCAGGTAAGTATGCAcgattagattagattagacgAGATGCTCCTTCTTTATaatttgagacacttgatatttaatttcttaaaatgcacataactaaaaagttgaaggtgcatccCTCGGACCGCGATTAGATCCTACGcctgtggcgaacgaactctttcgttcgcccactttaggttgggccatctacattcacattccagattcatttcatatttagaattccctcgaccacgcatgcgtggatatattgtttcgcccatccaTTTACATCTTTACCGTTTCTCCATTTTCACACCGTATCATCACTTTGatagtccttttattttatatccatgtacaattgttataataagtaaagtgaataaatataccaATCAACATCGTCGTCCTTCAtaactatatactaatataaaacttCCATGGCGATACGCCCTCTGAGTCGAAGGTAGAGATCATgacgtttaaaaaaattatataaattccaAAAGGTGACTCACTGTTGGTCTACAATAAAACCGTCGACCCTGTGCAAGTCCCTGTTGTTGAAGCCCGCGGGCTTGAAGGCGAGGTTGGCCTTGAGCCCCGCGCCGCCGTGGCAGGTCACCTCCATGGCGCCGTACTGCTCGATCCACAGCTTGCCCACGATCACGTTGTGCACGCAGCAGTTCACGTTGGTCCAGGTGTAAGCTTCCCCCCACCTGAGAACCATAGAACCGAAGAAACATGTTCAGGTGACAACAACCCAGAACGCATTACTCAACTCATAAAAACATCTTCAGATGATGTTAGATTTTTTCCCAACCCAGTCCCTCATGACAACAAATGAATGCTGATGAACTGCAAAACTGAGCAAAAAAGGCTCtcaatattttcaaacaaacaaacaaaacttaatATATGTACCctaagaaacaaacaaaacttaatttataaccttatatttattttaaagaacaaTCTTAATAAAAACAACCTTTCAACGAAAGGAAATCTAATTGGTAAATTTCATCAACAATAAATGAAGATTAGATTTAATCTTGTACTGTTATTTAATCTGGTTTAATTAAGAAGCGAGCGccagtaattatataaaatttaatcaacAGAATGTAGACGTTTAATTCTACCTTGGCAATTCCACCGTGACGTGTCCTTTGGGCTGAATCTCGACACTTTTGCCGCAGAACTTCAGCTTGGGATGTACAGACCCGTGGAAGACGAAGTGAGGACTGTCGGCGTGGAAAGCAGAAACTGGCGGATGATGTGAAACCTGAGCAATCAATCACAAAATTAACTTTAGAAAATGTAGATAAGGAAAAGATTATTGTAACGATAATATTGAATATGTGTATCAGTCCCAACGCATGACTGGTGTTTACTTCtcaattacataataaaatacacacactATTGTTAATACGGAACGCATTTTGGTAACGCTTAGATAGGATTTTACTCTTCTtaacaaataattttcatataagGTATCAAAATTGTTTGTTAAACTAAGGTAAACTCCATCAAAAAtgtaagaatataataaaagaccAAGTAAACGTAAATTGCGAGGGTTCACAAAGAAAAGGCAAAAGCTTTGACGCAGAGTTTTGTAATCATCTTGTGTTACTTTTGTGACAACTCGAGCGGTATAATTTATAACGAGGGTTAAAATTGGAAAGTATCatggaaaaattaaaaggtCACCAGGAAAGTTTTCTTTTACatcttttaattttctacatatATAATTATCCTAGTCTGATGAAACCTTTTTGAACTCTATTAgattatagatacctactttaACAGTTCTTAGctcttttattaattctttcGTAGGTTCTAATAGCTAAAATACTCGTAGATCATCCTTTAAAGGGTTGACCGCAATTCTAGAGACAACCACTGTTCATTCTACTAAAGTGTTGCTCTAACTTCGTACCTGTTCACAAACAGCTCGAAATTCTGGCCTTTCAAGCTCATAGGTTTCTCCGAGAAGAGGGTTGAATGGCTTCCCCAAACGCTCCCAATTCGAAGCAAGAGCGCTCActgcgaaggctgaaataaataagaaaataacggTTTCTGTATCATAGCTAGGTATATTAGTAGAAGAAGGTTTGTTCTGTGGTGACCTGGTACCTAAAACTACAGGAATTACTTGTGTTTCAATAACCTAAAGAAGTTTGATACTTGTTGGTAACAACAGTCGCTGACCTTttttagctttatattattatgtacctagatttttgaaatatagttaataataaactaattcaTGAATTAGTTAAtccttgtttttattttctttgaagATTTACTTAAATGTAGTAAtgtaggctattctgtaacgatatttttataacttgcaAGTCCGAGTTTCGATTTCACCTCTTACTCtctactatagaatgagaaagatagcggtaaattcgaaactcgcccTTGCGAGTTAAATCGTTaaagaatagccgtgctggtaCCTAAAACTAGGTACAGGAATTACTTGTGTTTCAATAACCTAAAGAAGCAATTTTGATACTAGTAGGTAACAACAGCCGCTGACCTTATttacctttatattattatgtacctagattttcgaaatatagttaataataaactaattgaTGAATTAGTAAAtccttgtttttattttcgttgAAGATTTACTTAAATGTATAAGTAATGACACGAACCCAACAGTGTCATTGTTATTCAGTAATTACAttcttataaaagtaaaaatctatcattataataattatgtatgtaactTGTAAAGTAAGTAATAATAGCTGTTTTACTACAAAAAATACGGTTTACTGTCACCGgtttcttttgtattttatagatTGTAGGTTTATCATGTACCTACGTGGAGGAAGTCGTAAAtaattgcaattaaaaatagttacatCAGAAAAACAATTCCAGATATTTAAGACATTATTCGGGAGTTAGTctctgaaaaagaaataaaccagAAGAAGCTGCAAGTAAAGCTACTCTCGTAGAACAATAAAATTCATTACGACGTTAAAGACAGACTTAAACTCAGCTCTAGGGCACTGTCTTCACTGTCTTCACTGTCTTCACTCTAGGGCACTGTCACAAGtatttagttatctataaattagtaaaaagagttcttaacaaaaaaaaaaaaaagtatacataattatattgcaggtaatttttatttgtatcattaattttgtttttcatcgttatgtttaagttttctgtttttttttttttctaaatcaatgtgtctacctagttagttttaattagttcttaataattgtatttaatagttatttaatagtttaataacgttaagtgttgaactgtgtgcgtggcggcacctgaactgggtcctaactgaaaatcagtgctgcatactttttttattgaaagtatgcggcaaaatgctgagttggggcctttttctaggttgtgccacatattacagggcattctttagtgctccactgtttgagtggacagttaagccataatatgttataatttagattttatgtgatatgtggcattacttaaaaataaagatcttttctttcttctgtcAAAGTATTAGAGCTATTGTATTTTATCTTCGCAGCTACTTACCCCGGAAGCGTAACTAGTTCACAAAGAGATATTTGCTTGAATATAGCTaagagaaaatatatttctaaagtaAGTATTAAGAGATGTCtgaaataatgaaattgttCCACGGAACATTATAGTAGATTTCGTCATAATTAATCCGAATTTGGATAAGTCTGATTttgaattaaacaaaatttaacaaaacCTATAAACATAAAACTGATTTCTTTACGATATAATCCATGATCAGAAAATCAAAACTGAAAAGATTTAAATCGGAAACGGAAggtaaaaaaaacgaaatattagcacagaaaacatattaatcGATTGttctaataaaatacaaataaaaacaattagttatctttaattataataaatctgtagagaggtaaattctgacatgaaatatatttccaaaataactatcagggattTTTAGGCATCAATTAACATCTGATGCTAAAAatgaaatcagtaaaattttcgtctgtctgtcagtatgttcgttatagaaactaaaactactcggcggattttaacgaaacttcgtacaattattcttcatactcctgggcaggttatagtatacttttcataacgCTCTGATCAATAGGAccgcagtgaagggaaatgttgagaaaacgggagaagttactccatttctACTGTAAGGGATGGATTAAAgatgtctaagggcggacgaagtcgcaggcgtccgctagtctatctaAAATTTATAGGACGCACGAATACGTCAATTAACCAAAAAATTTTAACTACTGGGTATTACTTTTAACACCATTTTTTCAATGATCGTAATTAATATTTGTGCATAAATGTATTATATAGCCATAAATATGTAAACAGAACGGAACAATGTCTCCGTAAGCCCTAAACCATGTTGTTACATTGTTTTGCGTCTAAGTAACAACGAGCAAAGATGAAAAGAAAATAGCTAAGGGGCGAACTAGAAACGATTGTTCTGGAAGAATGAATTGCATTCCGAGGAGGAAGCTACTTGTTGAAACCGCGCTGTGGCTTCGTTTCTCTAATAATGATCATGTTCACTATTGTACTGTGCTTCTACATACATTAGTAGTTTCtagtttagaaaataaaataggtatgttatgtttatacttagcttgtaaatatgtattctgtgttttAGGTTGCCGAATATCTACAATTACCTATTATTTCACAACACCTAATTAGGtaggttttaatttaatcttagGTCTACAAGTGTACATGTTAGGTAATGAATGAAACTACGCTAGGTACACTGAAGTAATCAGTACTTCAGTGTACAAGTAAATACAGTGCATGGTAAGCTGCTTTGGAACATTAAGGGAGAATGAGACAGCGTGGTTATGAatacaaatacattttacaagttGTATATAGACGAGTTTCTCAATGTAGTGAAACTGAGCTGGAACTTGGAAGCAAGTAACGTGGTACGACAGTGAGTATAGGCACTTTGAACGACTGTTATGGATCAAAGAACAATAGTGCCATATAAGCAACGCAAGAAGTTACAGAAGGTCTTTGCAAAGAGAGTATTGAGGTCACAGAATATATGACACATTTTAAGTAAGTGCGAAACATTTTGTCCTTTGTTACAGGGCTCGTTCAAGGAAATATTACCGTCGTCCTTTTCTGCCTCTAAGCAGTACCTAGGTATGCTGATAATTACATGCATAGTGGGTAAAACACTTATGCTTCATGTCAGTGCATTGTAGATCACAGCACATTAAAGCGCTTAATTTGTTAAGTTTCCATATGTGACAGTTATACATTTGAGATTAGGTGAGCCATCCACTTTATTCATTTCGGTATAACATTCGCTTCCGACGTTCTGTAATTCGCTTCGTTCATTTTAGTTTAACAAATAATGAACCGAGTCTCGATTAAGAATCCGATTTTATCAATCAATCacgagttattaaaaatattatacaaataggAGGTAACAATAACTTCATGATAAAGAGAATGTTATTATAAATCTAGAAGATATATAATACACAATACAATTAGTACATGAAGGAATGAAAGAAGGCGAAGTATCCGAAGAAAATTAaaggtaaatttaaaaaatccaataccaAATGAATCCATTAGAAAGAGCTTAATCAGATAGCCTAATGAACCACTTTAAAACAAGGACTTGTTTAATAGTTCAATGTCAAACGAAAATATGCAACACGTTCCGGTGGCTTTGAACAAAactgtaattaattatataaccCATGTTCAGAGGAAAATGTCACGAAGAGCTTTTCACACGAAATTTCCAAGTCATTCATTATTCCGTTGAACGCTTACAATTGCGTGATCCGTAACTTTAACCTTGTTAATGGCTTTTTGACGCTTttccattaatttatttatttaaatgcccGCAATTTTACCCaaatagttcctgttcccgtaaaaatacgatgataaaatatagactatgcTACCCGCtgaaagaataattaaaatagttatacatataagcaaaacaaaaaaaaacagcttttaAGAAACCTTCATTATTCCAAGGAATCTAAAAAGTTTACAATGAATCTGTCTTCTACAATGAAGCTAAAGCTTTTTCGTAATTTCTTGTGATTCCTTAAGCAATCTGGATTTTTatcctaatttaaaatttaaataggagGGTAGAAATAAAAATGGCTTAAACATGCGGATCTTAATGAGAGATTTACATTTATGTGACAGTTACTGGGAGGGACTTAGAGGACCCAAGCCATTTGAGAATTCCTttatataaataggtacctaacgCCTGTTTGTTGTAGACTCAGGATTCTTGAAAAAGTTATACTCTCGATAAATTGAAAAGCCTTTGTGTTGGGAATTGTATTTACCTGGTATTTATCGATCGCGGTACGCTTTTCGGGTGTAGCATAATATAGGTACGTAATCTTAACTCGGTTAAATTCGGATGATTATATGAAATAGCTTCGTGCTATACTTAAAGTCAAAGAATACACGATATTTATACTTTACGTTGATTGTCTTCATAGTTTTATTTGctctttttaaattcaattaatgcAATGGGATGAATATAAGCCTGTTTATTTGTccttaaaataagttttaagtttaattttatcagCAATGCTATTTTTCAGACGATTATGGATCTTTAAATCGTCGAAGACTGCTGACATTTGCTACGACAGTCCATTGGTCAACCTATTTGGATTCTAAATAGATCGATCTGCTTTCGAGTCCTGAAGTACTTggttttactttcttttaagattttttttcagtatATTCTTATTCTCACTCCGGTGGTGGAATATATCCCTGGTATGGGTCTTATACCCCTGTGCGTCGGAAATCACGATAAGTAGTCGATCCCGGTAATCCTCGTCTTCAAAAAGTCTTATAGGTCGTATTCTATATTTGCTATGTGGTCTAATTTATCTTTTCAGCAgaattcattaaaatttgttcagCTGTTAAACGGTGCCAAATTTGCCACTTACTATCTCATAGGCAATGGAAAAAGTGACTGTCTCGCAGACAGTTTTACTTTTCgccaatataatattagtgtggattATTCAATAAACTTACCAGCAATATATTCCATCCGAGCAACTGGGTCCGTTTGCTCCGACGCCATCCTGAGCAGATGAGCGTACTCCAAGTACTCCAGCATCCGCTGCAGGAACGACAGTGGTTCGTTGAACACCACCGGCATGGTGATCTTCGAGAGCTCCTTGCCCACGCAGTTCTTCAGAACCGACCAGAGGGAGAAGTCGCCTCGACTGAACTGGGCCACTGGGAGAGAGGTCCTGGAAAACAAACAGTTATATTAACATGTTTAAAGAATAATGCCTCGTTGTTCCCGTTTATGTGACTTCGGATCCGAGTATCTTTCCGTTACCGAGGGTCTAGCGTTGAAAAATTGAGCTTGTCTTTCTTACAAGCTTTCAGTGCAAATTCCCGGAGCtaggaagttggtggttttaCACCCTGTGCCTCGGAGATTACGGTAGTTGTCAGTCCCGGTCATTAGCATATACATCAGCTGACAAATAGGTCAGCCGCTggtcactaatttggtctttattaacaacctatcaaaataaacatcaaatcaactgaatAATGTCATGTAAGtacctattgtatgatatccacgaaggattgtcagtaggtaccggatgacattgGTTACAGAGAATCTCAATTTATTCTAAGTCaagtaacatacgtcaaagttagtgggTTAGCTTGTCGATCGTTAAATACTAATTGTAACCCTAAACTCGCCGACCCATATTGGAGCATCGTAGTGGGTATAACTTCCCataatatagcctttaataTAAAGAGAGAGGCTATTTAGTTCCTGAATTActcattaaaaactttaaagatCCCCCTTAAACATTTAATGGCTTCAGACCCAATTACTTTCTATACTATAACGCTAACAAAAGTAAATAatccaaaatttaattaataactttaagaGTTCTCAAGATTTCCAATAATTTTACCTGCTCACTGACCTTTAAAAGCGATTCAAATTATCTTCAATTGTTTTCACTGTTATGTTACAAGTTCTGTGAAGTTTTCTTTCAAGAGAAGTGTAAACATCGTTCGGTGGGAGGGGAGCTGGCCTCAAGGTCGCGTCTCCGATCAATAGTCACCCGCTACAGTACATCTCCCGGGAGATACGGTTTTTCTAGAGTAGTATTTATTGGCTTACGAGATTATTGATGAACTTGCAGGAAATAAAGTGATTGCCTCTTGTAAATTCGTATTGAATCTGAAGGTTTAGCTGGAGAGCTGCTTGACGATGACACTTTTTATTGCTGTTTTGTTTTGATGCTGTGTAAGTTGTCTTGCAGGTATGATTAAATATCAAATCCTAGAGGTAACATTTACATTCGATTCAcacatctttaaaaaaatattgtattcgtAAGCCGTAAACTAGAGTAGCCAATTCTTGGCAAGAAGCgactaatttagaaattatggaTTCCCAAACGATGAGTGTTACGTTTTTACGGTATATCATAAacttttgcccagtactgaccacgctgggcatgcgggttggtcagcgcagagcTAGATTACTCGCaacgtgctggaatggtgatctcgcactagaaagcgcagtgtagtcgactccccaccaagtggactgacgacatcaagcgagtcgcagagattcgctggaagcaggcggctcaggatcgtgatgtttggaagtcttgcagtggacttccatcggctggtatgatTCTCAGAACTCTAAGACAGTTGTCATACAACTAAATGCGCGCCAGGAGATAACGAGCTTTTGTATACAGCTCTCTCTTTCCTCCTATAATATCGAAAAAGTAGACGAAGTTGTCTCATTATCTCTTGGAAGCATCTTGAGACTACTTGTGTTTCCAACTTTAGAACAATTCTCTGTGGGTTGGTGGAGGGTGATGATCCTTAGCAGATGATAGTTACTTAATTGTTCATGATAATTATCAGGAACGACAGCTTAAAGCGTTCTCTAAAGCAGTAAGGGTGTAAAACCAGCAACATGTGATGTTGCTGGTTGGTTTGCAATAAATTCTTAGCCCGGATACTCATATCCAGCCTTTGGCCTAGAATTTTATTGCAAAGCAGTCAAAGTGTAAAAAAAAGACTTAAATAAGTAAGAACCCAACTACATTATGCTCTGCTACAGTTTTAAACTTGAAGTCACACTTTTGTTAGATAAACCATACATTAAGGCATGATGCTACACAAAAAGTGATGTTAAAAGATCCATTTGTGTTTGTAAAGCTTACATATATAACTTgtcttttacaagttagatgTTTTCATGATATTGTATTCTGAAAGAATCTTAGTGTTAAGCTTGTTTGACGAATGATACACGTCACAGCTGTTCGTATTTTCGTAGGAGCCTCCATTAGGTGGCACAAGGTCGCGCGACGGATCAATAGCAGTTTCCGCTCCAAACGGTTCTGATTTATGAACGTCCCCGGGGATGTTTAATGTTTTTCCTAATGCTACCTTTCTACACGTCGTAATTTTTCTAATAAGTAGTCATTTTGTtctcttcatcattatcaacatattttaaaagCCCACTACAAGCCTCCCTCTTTTGAactctactagctgacgccgcgcggttttacccgcgtggtttccgttcccgtaggaatacgtggataatatatagcttataaccttcctcgataaatgggctatctaacactgacagaatttttcaaattggatcagtagtttctgagattagcacgttcaaccaaacgaacaaataaacacactcttcagctttataatattagtatactacAAACGACATGGAATCTAAAGACACGCTTTTctgcttaatatttttttatttagtctatCGTATTATGGCTCCATAGCGAGAAAccttctcacaatacgcgccgtttcAAAAATTCCGGTTTCGCCCTTCCGTAGCTAAATCCTTAAGCTAACAGCCAAACGCAGACTTGAACATTTGGATACTTTATCTAAGACATGGACTGAAACGACTAATTTATCATTATTGAAATCGTATAATAATTCAGTCTTTTGGGTGTACCTAAGACTAGTCGTCATCTGCAGGCTAATTTTGACGTATGCAGGTTGACATATTCtacgaaattgatattctatgaaacaaatgtcatccggtgtctacgcgtggatatcatacagtaggtagatgtcaTTTCTCAATTAATTGATgtttataggttgataataaattctaaaatagtgaataggccagctggtcctAGTATAGGTCAACAAAAAAACCCACTGATCAAGTACCCCTACTAATTTGGGATTTTTGATCAACATGGACAAAAATCCCAAATTAGATACACTACTTTGTACTGTAACTTTCTAAAAATCAATCTTCGggtatgtattaaatatgagGTACCAACTGGCTCAAGGTCGCGATGTAATGGGATGCCGAAACCGTGCTCACCCCAGGCAGTGTGCCCCAGGGTTGCCAACTTTCCCCAACGCCGTAACCGATCAATAATCTGGTCATAAgtggtcaaattaaaaaaaaaatacgagactgccgcggtaaagctattgtATAGCATTTTTATCAAcctatgcaattataattatttatttattttatttattcagtatttttttatctttgatATTAATTCTAGTTACACTTTTTGAGCGTGGTTACCGataagaaaacaaattttactagACCAAAAACCACGCTGTCTCACCTAGTGTTGTGTCTAAAAGAGATAGAATCAGTTATGAGCAGTTAGCAGCTAGTCTAGTCGCACACACACAAATACCGTGCCCAAGTCTGCCGAACTAAAACGACGTGTCGCCGCGCTAAAAGCCCGctataaaagctatgcaatagcttaacaCGTTAAGTGTCAATGGAAGGagtttaattaagaaaaatacagAATTATAGACTTAACAGAtaggtattaaaaacaaaatataggtGTGGGAAaactatttttacttaaaattgtaggtaggtaggtaggtgctCTCGTGTTTAACATTTTTGACTAGTAATTTTCCTGCATTTCTTAGTAAGTAATTCTTCAAACCTTGAACAAGTTAACTTTTAGTTGAACATCACCATCAATTTCGCTTTCACTGTTTCAACTTTCAGACGATTTCTTTCGTCCTGCCAAATATGTTTATGACTATGACGACGCAGTCGTAACGTCGCGTTTACAATTTTAGCGGACAAATCTGGTCAAAAGATAGCGACCCTGATCATCTGACCCCAACAAATCCTTCTAACAGACCGGTCGAAAACCGGACGGTTGGGAACCCTGGCTCAcctcagtctgtctgtctactcgctaaataaaatatgaatcgCGGGGGAAATGGAAGCTTTTAAAAGTAGACAGGATAAGATAAAGCGGGTACCTACAAGATTAGATTTAACCGCAGATGAGACCTCAATTGCTCAATGGTCAAGCAGATAACCACCAGTAAGTCGTAGATTCAAAAACAGAGTTCAGAAGTTTGTTAAAGTGGTTTCaataaattctgtttttgtatACTTAGCAAGTTCTTAAGTT
This DNA window, taken from Bicyclus anynana chromosome 1, ilBicAnyn1.1, whole genome shotgun sequence, encodes the following:
- the LOC112055854 gene encoding oxysterol-binding protein-related protein 1, coding for MDNDQQLYKYRTSLPVAQFSRGDFSLWSVLKNCVGKELSKITMPVVFNEPLSFLQRMLEYLEYAHLLRMASEQTDPVARMEYIAAFAVSALASNWERLGKPFNPLLGETYELERPEFRAVCEQVSHHPPVSAFHADSPHFVFHGSVHPKLKFCGKSVEIQPKGHVTVELPRWGEAYTWTNVNCCVHNVIVGKLWIEQYGAMEVTCHGGAGLKANLAFKPAGFNNRDLHRVDGFIVDQHKKRLRFLYGKWTEYIKCCSAAAHDQWAKERGEEAGPQQTPSHTPKKVLAKLNSFKVGALRSMSIQDNDEPENSEDVPKPDESYNIDIPDSITLWEARARPSNSAQYYQFTEFAMSLNEMERDMKGQLCPTDSRLRPDIRLLEQGDIDGAAAEKTRLEEKQRSARKVFKKSVDGFQPRWFSQGTNPYTKQEDWLYNGGYWDRNYQHLKDIDIF